A genomic segment from Callithrix jacchus isolate 240 chromosome 8, calJac240_pri, whole genome shotgun sequence encodes:
- the ZFP36L1 gene encoding mRNA decay activator protein ZFP36L1 isoform X2, with protein MTTTLVSATIFDLSEVLCKGNKMLNYSAPSAGGCLLDRKAVGTPAGGGFPRRHSVTLPSSKFHQNQLLSSLKSEPAPALSSRDSRFRDRSFSEGGERLLPTQKQPGSGQVNSSRYKTELCRPFEENGACKYGDKCQFAHGIHELRSLTRHPKYKTELCRTFHTIGFCPYGPRCHFIHNAEERRALAGARDLSADRPRLQHSFSFAGFPSAAATAAATGLLDSPTSITPPPILSADDLLGSPTLPDGTNNPFAFSSQELASLFAPSMGLPGGGSPTTFLFRPMSESPHMFDSPPSPQDSLSDQEGYLSSSSSSHSGSDSPTLDNSRRLPIFSRLSISDD; from the exons ATGACCACCACCCTAGTGTCTGCCACCATCTTCGACTTGAGCGAAGTTTTATGCAAG gGTAACAAGATGCTCAACTACAGTGCACCCAGTGCAGGGGGCTGCCTGCTGGACAGAAAGGCAGTGGGCACCCCTGCTGGTGGGGGCTTCCCTCGGAGGCACTCCGTCACCCTGCCCAGCTCCAAGTTCCACCAGAACCAGCTCCTCAGCAGCCTCAAGAGTGAGCCAGCCCCCGCTCTGAGCTCTCGGGACAGCCGCTTCCGAGACCGCTCCTTCTCGGAAGGGGGCGAGCGGCTGCTCCCTACCCAGAAGCAGCCCGGGAGCGGCCAGGTCAACTCCAGCCGCTACAAGACGGAGCTGTGCCGCCCCTTCGAGGAAAACGGTGCCTGTAAGTACGGGGACAAGTGTCAGTTCGCACACGGCATCCACGAGCTCCGCAGCCTGACCCGCCACCCCAAGTACAAGACGGAGCTGTGCCGCACCTTCCACACCATCGGCTTTTGCCCCTATGGGCCCCGCTGCCACTTCATCCACAACGCAGAAGAGCGCCGTGCCCTGGCCGGGGCCCGGGACCTCTCCGCTGACCGTCCCCGCCTCCAGCATAGCTTTAGCTTTGCTGGGTTTCCCAGTGCCGCTGCCACCGCCGCTGCCACCGGGCTGCTGGACAGCCCCACGTCCATCACCCCACCCCCCATCCTGAGCGCCgatgacctcctgggctcacctaCCCTGCCCGATGGCACCAATAACCCTTTTGCCTTCTCCAGCCAGGAGCTGGCAAGCCTCTTTGCCCCTAGCATGGGGCTCCCCGGGGGTGGCTCCCCGACCACCTTCCTCTTCCGGCCCATGTCCGAGTCCCCTCACATGTTTGACTCTCCCCCCAGCCCTCAGGATTCTCTCTCGGACCAGGAGGGCTACCTGAGCAGCTCCAGcagcagccacagtggctcagactCCCCGACCTTGGACAACTCAAGACGCCTGCCCATCTTCAGCAGACTTTCCATCTCAGATGACTAA
- the ZFP36L1 gene encoding mRNA decay activator protein ZFP36L1 isoform X1, translating to MLNYSAPSAGGCLLDRKAVGTPAGGGFPRRHSVTLPSSKFHQNQLLSSLKSEPAPALSSRDSRFRDRSFSEGGERLLPTQKQPGSGQVNSSRYKTELCRPFEENGACKYGDKCQFAHGIHELRSLTRHPKYKTELCRTFHTIGFCPYGPRCHFIHNAEERRALAGARDLSADRPRLQHSFSFAGFPSAAATAAATGLLDSPTSITPPPILSADDLLGSPTLPDGTNNPFAFSSQELASLFAPSMGLPGGGSPTTFLFRPMSESPHMFDSPPSPQDSLSDQEGYLSSSSSSHSGSDSPTLDNSRRLPIFSRLSISDD from the coding sequence ATGCTCAACTACAGTGCACCCAGTGCAGGGGGCTGCCTGCTGGACAGAAAGGCAGTGGGCACCCCTGCTGGTGGGGGCTTCCCTCGGAGGCACTCCGTCACCCTGCCCAGCTCCAAGTTCCACCAGAACCAGCTCCTCAGCAGCCTCAAGAGTGAGCCAGCCCCCGCTCTGAGCTCTCGGGACAGCCGCTTCCGAGACCGCTCCTTCTCGGAAGGGGGCGAGCGGCTGCTCCCTACCCAGAAGCAGCCCGGGAGCGGCCAGGTCAACTCCAGCCGCTACAAGACGGAGCTGTGCCGCCCCTTCGAGGAAAACGGTGCCTGTAAGTACGGGGACAAGTGTCAGTTCGCACACGGCATCCACGAGCTCCGCAGCCTGACCCGCCACCCCAAGTACAAGACGGAGCTGTGCCGCACCTTCCACACCATCGGCTTTTGCCCCTATGGGCCCCGCTGCCACTTCATCCACAACGCAGAAGAGCGCCGTGCCCTGGCCGGGGCCCGGGACCTCTCCGCTGACCGTCCCCGCCTCCAGCATAGCTTTAGCTTTGCTGGGTTTCCCAGTGCCGCTGCCACCGCCGCTGCCACCGGGCTGCTGGACAGCCCCACGTCCATCACCCCACCCCCCATCCTGAGCGCCgatgacctcctgggctcacctaCCCTGCCCGATGGCACCAATAACCCTTTTGCCTTCTCCAGCCAGGAGCTGGCAAGCCTCTTTGCCCCTAGCATGGGGCTCCCCGGGGGTGGCTCCCCGACCACCTTCCTCTTCCGGCCCATGTCCGAGTCCCCTCACATGTTTGACTCTCCCCCCAGCCCTCAGGATTCTCTCTCGGACCAGGAGGGCTACCTGAGCAGCTCCAGcagcagccacagtggctcagactCCCCGACCTTGGACAACTCAAGACGCCTGCCCATCTTCAGCAGACTTTCCATCTCAGATGACTAA